One stretch of Aerosakkonema funiforme FACHB-1375 DNA includes these proteins:
- a CDS encoding VOC family protein: MIDIGLTHIALPVSDIEQSIKFYATYAQMQVIHRRIDAGRGVAVAWLSDRTRPFAIVLIQTDSVDPILSPFAHLGVGCHNRESMDALCKKARQEGVLIEEPKDSGPPVGYWAFLRDPDGHTLELSYGQEIGLTVDRTENV; the protein is encoded by the coding sequence GTGATTGATATTGGACTTACGCATATCGCGCTTCCCGTCTCAGATATTGAGCAAAGCATCAAGTTCTACGCTACCTATGCACAAATGCAAGTGATTCACCGTCGTATTGATGCAGGAAGAGGCGTTGCTGTTGCTTGGCTGAGCGATCGGACTCGACCGTTTGCGATCGTTCTGATTCAAACCGATTCGGTAGATCCCATTCTCTCTCCATTTGCCCATCTTGGAGTTGGTTGTCACAATCGTGAATCGATGGATGCGCTTTGTAAGAAAGCTCGTCAGGAAGGCGTACTCATTGAAGAACCTAAAGATTCTGGCCCTCCAGTCGGGTATTGGGCATTTTTGCGAGATCCAGACGGTCACACGCTGGAATTATCCTATGGCCAAGAAATTGGTCTTACAGTCGATCGAACAGAGAATGTTTAG
- the hpsP gene encoding hormogonium polysaccharide biosynthesis glycosyltransferase HpsP: MRILQIIPSISLVYGGPSQMVLGLSGALARSAVEVTIITTNSNGDAGQAPLDVPLDRAVEQDGYQIRYFPCAPFRRYKFSLDLLKWLSQHASEFDLAHIHALFSPVCSLAATVARSHHLPYILRPLGTLDPADLRKKRRLKQIYAAFLEKPNIAGAAAIHFTSQQEAKVSERFGVKTRDLVIPLGVTAEEKRDTEAFSIANSRSPMLLYLSRIEPKKGLDLLIPALENLLAEGIDFHFVLAGANPQDPDYEGKIKAQIQASPLGYHTTITGFVGGDRKASLLQNADLFVLPSYYENFGIAVAEAMVAGKPVVISDGVYIWEDIQNAEAGWICSLTVESLTEKLRLALRDEGERKRRGLNAQEYALKQYSWDAIAQQTIQAYQEIFSSTIMTK, from the coding sequence ATGCGGATTCTCCAAATTATCCCTTCCATTTCCTTAGTCTATGGAGGCCCAAGCCAGATGGTTTTGGGGCTTTCTGGCGCTTTGGCCCGATCGGCTGTAGAAGTAACAATTATTACTACGAATTCTAACGGAGATGCGGGACAAGCGCCGCTAGATGTCCCTCTAGACCGAGCGGTTGAGCAGGATGGCTACCAAATCCGGTACTTTCCCTGCGCTCCTTTTCGGAGGTATAAATTTTCTCTAGACTTGCTGAAGTGGTTGAGTCAGCACGCTTCGGAATTCGATTTAGCGCATATTCACGCCCTATTCTCACCTGTATGTTCGTTGGCGGCGACTGTGGCGCGATCGCATCACCTCCCCTACATCTTACGTCCTCTGGGCACGCTTGACCCAGCCGACCTGCGTAAGAAAAGGCGATTGAAGCAGATTTACGCAGCGTTCTTGGAAAAGCCAAATATCGCAGGTGCAGCGGCAATTCACTTCACCAGCCAGCAGGAAGCCAAGGTTTCCGAACGATTTGGGGTAAAAACGCGGGATTTAGTCATTCCCTTGGGTGTGACAGCAGAGGAGAAGAGGGACACAGAGGCATTCTCGATCGCAAATTCTCGATCGCCAATGCTTTTATACCTATCCCGAATCGAACCGAAAAAAGGGTTAGATTTATTGATTCCGGCGTTAGAAAATCTTCTAGCTGAGGGTATAGATTTTCATTTTGTCTTAGCTGGTGCCAATCCGCAAGACCCGGATTACGAAGGGAAAATTAAAGCGCAAATTCAAGCTTCGCCACTGGGATATCATACTACCATAACTGGATTTGTTGGGGGCGATCGCAAAGCATCTTTACTGCAAAATGCCGATTTATTTGTGTTACCTTCTTATTATGAAAATTTTGGTATTGCTGTAGCAGAAGCAATGGTCGCCGGAAAACCGGTAGTCATCTCCGATGGAGTTTATATCTGGGAAGATATCCAAAATGCTGAAGCCGGCTGGATTTGCTCTTTAACAGTAGAATCTCTGACAGAAAAATTGCGTTTGGCACTACGAGATGAAGGGGAAAGAAAGCGTAGAGGTTTAAACGCGCAAGAGTATGCCTTAAAACAGTATAGTTGGGATGCGATCGCGCAACAAACTATCCAAGCATATCAGGAAATTTTCTCATCTACTATTATGACAAAATAG
- the hpsN gene encoding hormogonium polysaccharide biosynthesis glycosyltransferase HpsN, whose amino-acid sequence MVLPLISVIIPTYGREEPLQDTLKDVINQDYPAFEVLVVDQTKTHKPEIQAYLEQLANEGKINWFRVDWASLPGARNYAVRRANGEIILFIDDDVQLPAGFLAAHARNYIAGETPAPQDLAPQDLAPQDPAPQDIGAVAGRVFDRMKMADAGEGFAIEYLPPEASDPGIAWYYIDLVHTVKPQQVISARGCNMSFRREIFTKYGLHFDERFMGSAVREESDFCLRLRQTGYKIWYDPEAHLVHLGEETGGCHDISTRSLKYQLTFYHNHFLMGLKNLTIPEQLRLFARLFDCHVLGNPPCNKSGSPIKILSRAGFYTMGFFKACGTQLQSIWNDGQIYTHKDMGNG is encoded by the coding sequence ATGGTTCTACCTTTAATTTCTGTAATTATTCCCACCTACGGACGTGAAGAGCCTTTGCAAGATACGCTCAAAGATGTCATCAATCAAGATTATCCAGCTTTTGAAGTGCTGGTTGTTGACCAAACGAAAACCCATAAACCAGAAATTCAAGCTTATCTCGAACAATTGGCAAATGAAGGCAAAATTAATTGGTTTCGCGTCGATTGGGCGAGTTTGCCAGGTGCGAGAAACTATGCGGTTCGTCGCGCAAATGGAGAAATTATCCTATTTATTGATGATGATGTTCAGCTACCAGCAGGGTTTCTCGCCGCTCACGCTCGTAATTATATCGCAGGCGAGACGCCTGCGCCACAAGATCTAGCTCCACAAGATCTAGCTCCACAAGATCCTGCGCCACAAGATATTGGGGCGGTAGCGGGACGAGTATTCGATCGCATGAAAATGGCAGATGCAGGTGAAGGTTTTGCGATCGAATATTTGCCTCCAGAAGCGAGCGATCCCGGCATCGCCTGGTACTATATAGACTTGGTGCATACAGTAAAACCCCAGCAAGTCATCTCTGCAAGAGGCTGCAATATGTCCTTCCGCCGCGAGATTTTTACGAAGTATGGATTGCACTTTGATGAGCGATTTATGGGTAGTGCGGTACGGGAAGAATCTGACTTTTGTTTGAGACTCAGACAGACAGGTTATAAAATTTGGTATGACCCAGAAGCGCACTTGGTTCACTTGGGTGAAGAAACTGGCGGCTGTCACGATATTAGTACGCGATCGCTCAAATATCAACTCACTTTCTATCACAACCACTTTTTGATGGGATTGAAAAATCTCACAATTCCAGAACAACTGCGATTATTTGCTCGTTTGTTTGACTGTCACGTTCTGGGAAATCCGCCTTGCAATAAAAGCGGTTCTCCGATCAAAATACTCAGCCGTGCTGGCTTCTACACAATGGGCTTTTTCAAAGCCTGTGGTACGCAACTTCAATCTATCTGGAATGACGGTCAAATTTATACTCACAAAGATATGGGTAATGGGTAG
- a CDS encoding DUF2442 domain-containing protein, whose product MGILAIRADERVKNVYFTEDKIGVDLMDGRTIAVPLVWYPKLLQATPEQRSKWEVCGGGYGIHWEEIDEDLSTEGMLRGAPAPRVSVMSS is encoded by the coding sequence ATGGGTATTTTGGCGATTCGAGCGGATGAGAGAGTTAAGAATGTGTACTTTACAGAAGATAAGATCGGTGTTGATTTAATGGACGGTAGAACGATTGCTGTGCCACTGGTTTGGTATCCGAAACTGCTTCAAGCTACACCCGAACAACGATCGAAGTGGGAAGTCTGTGGTGGAGGTTACGGTATTCACTGGGAAGAGATAGACGAAGATCTCAGCACAGAAGGAATGTTACGTGGTGCGCCTGCCCCTAGAGTATCAGTTATGAGTAGTTGA
- the grxC gene encoding glutaredoxin 3 has protein sequence MLDLLNSILGRHPERIKANVEIYTWQTCPYCIRAKMLLWWKGVNYTEYKIDGNEEARNKMADRANGRRTVPQIFINNQHIGGCDDIYQLDAESKLDSLLAQPAI, from the coding sequence ATGCTCGACTTGCTCAACTCTATTCTCGGACGCCACCCCGAACGCATCAAAGCAAATGTCGAAATCTACACCTGGCAAACGTGCCCTTACTGTATTCGCGCTAAAATGCTGCTTTGGTGGAAAGGTGTAAATTACACAGAATATAAAATTGATGGCAACGAAGAAGCTAGAAACAAAATGGCCGATCGCGCCAACGGACGCCGCACAGTACCGCAAATTTTTATCAATAATCAGCACATAGGTGGATGCGATGACATCTATCAGCTTGATGCGGAAAGCAAGTTAGATTCATTGCTAGCTCAACCAGCTATCTAA
- the hpsO gene encoding hormogonium polysaccharide biosynthesis glycosyltransferase HpsO has translation MKILVASHTYIVDINREKLRALSRLESGIEVTVVVPRRWQPGGVQNKIIETEFIQEESFQVVPISNFSQNNQGLLTFGADIIDLLRRFRPQIIQVEQGSKALAYAQFITLNKLLGLKAKNLFFTWWNLPYQLKFPVSLLEAYNLGNTDGIIVGNQDGAEILRQRGYKGQISIMPQLGVDENIFQPQTQPEIAAKLGIQTSDFVVGFVGRFVEEKGLLALLEAMAGLRQHSWKLLLLGRGPLQSVLMERAAEYGIKERIILVESVPHNEVNKYINLMSTLVLPSQTTYQFKTLTAVGWKEQFGHVLIEAMACKVPTIGSDSGEIPHVIGKAGLVFPEGDVSALQNCILRLMEEPELRENLANMGYERAMTEYTNQALAKKLLDFYKQVL, from the coding sequence ATGAAAATTTTAGTCGCTAGCCATACCTACATTGTCGATATCAACCGCGAAAAATTGCGAGCTTTATCTCGTTTAGAATCTGGCATAGAAGTAACCGTTGTAGTACCGCGACGCTGGCAACCGGGCGGCGTCCAAAATAAGATAATTGAAACGGAATTTATCCAAGAAGAATCGTTTCAAGTAGTGCCGATTTCCAACTTCAGCCAAAACAATCAAGGGTTGCTTACTTTTGGAGCCGATATAATTGATTTGTTGCGCCGATTTCGTCCCCAAATTATTCAAGTAGAACAGGGATCGAAGGCATTGGCATACGCTCAATTTATTACCCTAAATAAGCTGTTGGGGCTAAAAGCTAAAAATTTGTTTTTTACTTGGTGGAATCTGCCTTATCAATTAAAATTTCCAGTATCTTTGCTGGAAGCGTATAATCTGGGCAACACAGATGGAATTATTGTCGGCAATCAAGATGGGGCTGAAATTTTAAGGCAACGCGGCTACAAAGGGCAGATTTCGATCATGCCGCAACTGGGGGTTGATGAAAACATTTTTCAACCTCAAACGCAACCGGAAATAGCAGCAAAGTTGGGTATTCAAACCAGTGATTTCGTAGTAGGATTTGTGGGCAGATTTGTGGAAGAAAAAGGTTTGCTCGCGCTACTGGAAGCAATGGCCGGTTTGCGCCAACACTCCTGGAAATTGCTGCTATTAGGTCGTGGCCCTTTGCAATCTGTGTTGATGGAACGCGCTGCTGAATACGGAATTAAAGAACGAATTATTTTGGTAGAAAGTGTTCCTCACAATGAGGTAAATAAATATATCAATTTAATGAGTACTTTAGTTTTACCATCCCAAACAACATATCAGTTTAAAACTTTAACTGCTGTAGGTTGGAAGGAACAATTCGGTCATGTTTTAATAGAAGCAATGGCTTGTAAAGTGCCCACAATCGGTTCTGATTCTGGAGAGATTCCGCACGTAATAGGAAAGGCTGGATTGGTTTTTCCTGAAGGCGATGTCTCGGCGTTGCAAAATTGTATTTTGCGCCTGATGGAAGAACCGGAATTAAGGGAAAATCTTGCCAATATGGGTTATGAAAGAGCTATGACTGAGTATACCAATCAAGCTCTAGCCAAAAAGTTGTTAGACTTTTACAAGCAAGTTTTATAA
- the hpsL gene encoding hormogonium polysaccharide biosynthesis protein HpsL, with amino-acid sequence MPKSKTKSKSKKQAATGKSTLNLKEQLAQKRKAAKERKEFISFSTGAVFGAAFLGMMAFPLGGPKAAIGAMAGIICLAFSFKYPRQALWAFLIYMPFSGTIIYTLGNSPVLQLAKDGFYIPGLVSIIQECRQKRLPIVIPKGLKPSLILLFVCCLITLLFVNGSQQMNAEQVAILTRQPPEKPFALGILGLKVFMGYIPLITCAYYLIRTKKEFFFMTRLHVILALTCFGLCFVQYMFLKTGRCAGTQFAEGGDLFKASIEARCLVGGALLYSPEQGVIRLPGTFVAPWQWGWFIISNAYFTFATAFSDPSALWRTFGLVAMAADFAIAVISGQRIALALVPASFVILLILTGQIANLKRFLPIATGLAVLLGIAAVLYPEIVQERIDSFVGRWEESPADEFILYQFGFTWNNLKGSLIGLGLGRATNSARVFGNTALVETWFPKVMHEVGPIGLAAFLIFVSCLTFYTFKAYRSIRDPSLRSFAACFWVFVLFISYQTYYYPLDVDPVAVYYWFFAGVILKLPEIARQEDESEEKVEQKNTKRGKKAKLSWV; translated from the coding sequence ATGCCCAAAAGCAAAACGAAGTCGAAATCCAAAAAGCAGGCTGCGACTGGAAAATCAACCTTAAATCTCAAGGAGCAGTTGGCGCAAAAAAGAAAAGCTGCCAAAGAGCGGAAGGAATTTATTAGCTTCTCTACAGGAGCTGTATTCGGTGCCGCATTTCTTGGCATGATGGCGTTTCCTCTAGGTGGGCCAAAGGCAGCCATTGGCGCGATGGCCGGTATAATCTGCCTTGCGTTTTCTTTCAAATATCCCCGACAAGCTCTGTGGGCATTCCTAATTTATATGCCTTTTAGCGGCACTATCATCTACACCCTCGGCAACAGTCCGGTACTACAGTTGGCAAAAGATGGTTTCTACATTCCCGGACTCGTTAGTATTATCCAAGAGTGTCGCCAGAAACGACTACCTATAGTAATTCCCAAAGGTCTAAAACCGTCCCTAATTCTCCTGTTTGTTTGTTGTCTGATCACTCTATTGTTTGTGAACGGATCGCAACAAATGAATGCCGAACAAGTTGCTATCCTTACCAGACAGCCGCCAGAAAAACCATTCGCGCTGGGAATTTTAGGCTTAAAAGTGTTTATGGGGTATATTCCTTTAATCACTTGCGCCTATTATCTGATTCGGACTAAGAAAGAATTTTTCTTCATGACGCGCCTGCACGTAATTCTCGCACTTACCTGCTTTGGCCTTTGTTTCGTGCAGTATATGTTTCTCAAAACTGGTCGGTGTGCTGGTACCCAGTTTGCTGAAGGGGGCGATTTATTTAAAGCTTCCATCGAGGCTCGCTGTTTGGTCGGTGGCGCTTTACTGTACAGTCCAGAACAAGGAGTGATCCGCTTGCCGGGAACTTTTGTTGCACCTTGGCAGTGGGGTTGGTTTATCATTTCTAATGCTTATTTCACTTTTGCCACGGCTTTCAGCGACCCATCAGCTTTGTGGCGAACTTTTGGCTTAGTGGCAATGGCTGCGGATTTTGCGATCGCAGTTATTTCCGGTCAAAGAATTGCCCTGGCTCTTGTGCCAGCTTCATTCGTGATTCTCCTAATATTAACAGGTCAAATTGCTAACCTCAAACGCTTCCTACCCATTGCAACGGGACTGGCTGTTTTATTGGGAATCGCAGCGGTGCTATATCCTGAAATAGTTCAAGAACGGATCGATAGCTTTGTCGGTCGTTGGGAAGAATCACCAGCCGATGAGTTTATCCTTTATCAATTTGGCTTTACTTGGAATAACCTCAAAGGTTCCTTGATCGGTCTGGGATTGGGACGAGCCACAAACTCAGCTCGCGTCTTCGGCAATACTGCGCTGGTAGAAACCTGGTTCCCCAAAGTAATGCACGAAGTTGGGCCGATCGGATTAGCAGCGTTTTTGATTTTTGTTAGTTGTCTGACTTTTTATACTTTCAAGGCTTACCGCTCTATTCGAGATCCTAGTTTGCGGAGCTTTGCAGCTTGTTTTTGGGTGTTTGTTTTGTTTATTAGTTACCAAACTTATTACTATCCTTTGGATGTCGATCCTGTCGCTGTTTATTACTGGTTTTTCGCTGGAGTTATTCTAAAATTGCCAGAGATAGCCCGCCAGGAAGACGAGTCAGAAGAAAAAGTAGAACAAAAAAATACTAAACGCGGTAAAAAAGCCAAATTATCATGGGTTTAG
- the glpX gene encoding class II fructose-bisphosphatase → METTLGLEIIEVVEQAAIASARWMGKGEKNTADQVAVEAMRERMNKIYMRGRIVIGEGERDEAPMLYIGEEVGICTREDAKTYCNPDELVEIDIAVDPCEGTNLVAYGQNGSMAVLAISEKGGLFAAPDFYMKKLAAPPVAKNHVDINKSATDNLKILSECMNRSIEELVVVVMDRPRHKELIQEIRKAGARVRLISDGDVNAAISCAFSGTNVHCLMGIGAAPEGVISAAAMRCMGGHFQGQLIYDPDVVKTGLIGESKESNIARLKEMGINDPDKVYNAEELASGETVLFAASGITPGPLMEGVRFFHGGARTQSLVISSQSRTARFVDTIHMFDQPKSLQLR, encoded by the coding sequence TTGGAAACTACGCTCGGTCTGGAGATTATAGAAGTAGTTGAGCAAGCAGCGATCGCATCTGCTCGTTGGATGGGCAAAGGCGAAAAAAACACGGCTGACCAAGTAGCCGTCGAAGCGATGCGGGAACGGATGAATAAAATCTATATGCGGGGCCGCATCGTCATTGGGGAAGGAGAACGGGATGAAGCCCCGATGCTTTATATAGGCGAAGAAGTGGGCATCTGCACCCGCGAAGATGCAAAAACCTATTGCAATCCTGACGAACTCGTTGAGATTGACATTGCCGTTGACCCTTGCGAAGGTACCAACCTGGTCGCATACGGTCAAAATGGCTCGATGGCAGTACTGGCAATTTCCGAGAAAGGCGGTTTGTTTGCTGCCCCCGACTTCTACATGAAGAAGCTAGCGGCTCCCCCGGTAGCTAAAAACCATGTGGATATTAACAAGTCAGCTACCGACAACCTGAAAATCCTCTCTGAATGTATGAATCGTTCTATTGAGGAACTGGTAGTAGTGGTGATGGATCGCCCCCGTCACAAAGAGCTGATTCAGGAAATCCGCAAAGCTGGTGCCAGAGTGCGACTGATCAGCGATGGTGACGTTAATGCCGCCATTTCCTGCGCTTTTTCTGGAACGAACGTCCACTGCCTCATGGGCATTGGGGCAGCACCAGAAGGTGTGATCTCCGCAGCTGCGATGCGCTGTATGGGAGGACACTTCCAAGGACAGCTGATCTACGATCCAGATGTTGTCAAAACCGGACTGATCGGCGAAAGCAAAGAAAGCAACATCGCACGGCTGAAGGAAATGGGAATTAACGATCCCGACAAAGTGTACAACGCTGAAGAGCTAGCTTCAGGCGAAACCGTCCTGTTTGCTGCCTCCGGTATTACCCCAGGCCCACTGATGGAAGGCGTTCGGTTCTTCCACGGTGGGGCGCGGACGCAGAGTCTGGTAATTTCCAGCCAGTCGCGGACAGCTCGCTTTGTGGATACGATCCATATGTTCGATCAACCGAAGAGCCTGCAATTACGCTAG
- a CDS encoding glutamyl-tRNA reductase, with protein sequence MNIAVVGLSHKTAPVEIREKLSIPEAQTQSAIAQLTSYPHIDEVAILSTCNRLEIYIVTDETEQGISEVRQYLCDYSRLPVNDLRKHLFMLLHEDAVMHLMRVAAGLDSLVLGEGQILAQVKNTHKVCQQYKGVGRILNRLLNQAITAGKRVRTETSIGTGAVSISSAAVELAQMKVPNLAASRVAILGAGKMSRLLVQHLISKGANQIAILNRSMQRCEELANKFADEVQLQLHPLSEMMQVIASSDLVFTSTSATEPLLNRAKLEAVLEPNRSLMLFDISVPRNVDADVNELSNVHAFNVDDLKAVVAQNQESRRQMAKEAEGLLEEEVEAFDVWWRSLETVSTISCLRDKMETIRAQELEKALSRLGTEFAEKHQEVIEALTRGIINKILHDPMVQLRAQQDIEARRKAMQTLHTLFNLNPEAQSKEQYS encoded by the coding sequence ATGAATATTGCAGTCGTAGGGCTAAGCCACAAAACAGCACCAGTAGAAATTCGTGAAAAACTGAGCATTCCAGAAGCGCAGACCCAAAGTGCGATCGCGCAACTTACCAGCTATCCCCATATTGACGAAGTTGCCATTCTCAGCACCTGCAACCGTCTGGAAATTTACATCGTCACCGATGAAACCGAACAGGGAATTTCGGAAGTACGTCAGTACCTCTGCGACTACAGTAGATTGCCGGTGAATGACCTGCGTAAGCACTTGTTTATGTTGCTGCATGAAGATGCTGTCATGCACCTGATGCGGGTGGCTGCCGGTTTGGATAGCCTCGTACTTGGGGAAGGTCAAATTTTGGCGCAGGTTAAAAATACTCACAAAGTATGCCAGCAGTACAAAGGCGTCGGACGTATCCTCAACCGACTCCTCAATCAAGCCATCACTGCTGGTAAGCGAGTTCGCACCGAAACTAGCATCGGTACCGGTGCTGTATCCATCAGTTCTGCTGCGGTGGAGTTGGCGCAGATGAAAGTGCCAAATTTAGCCGCCAGTCGAGTGGCAATTCTCGGTGCTGGCAAAATGTCGCGGCTATTGGTACAGCACTTGATTAGCAAAGGGGCAAATCAAATAGCTATTTTGAATCGCTCCATGCAACGATGTGAAGAATTGGCAAACAAGTTTGCTGATGAGGTGCAATTGCAACTTCACCCGCTATCAGAAATGATGCAGGTAATTGCATCGTCGGATCTAGTTTTCACCAGTACCTCCGCTACCGAACCGCTATTGAATCGCGCCAAACTGGAAGCAGTTTTGGAACCTAATCGCTCTTTGATGCTATTTGATATTTCCGTTCCGCGTAACGTGGATGCGGATGTAAACGAGCTGTCCAATGTCCACGCTTTTAATGTTGACGATTTGAAAGCGGTGGTAGCGCAAAATCAGGAAAGCCGACGACAAATGGCAAAGGAAGCGGAAGGGCTTTTGGAAGAAGAAGTCGAAGCTTTTGATGTCTGGTGGCGCAGTTTGGAAACTGTTTCTACCATCAGCTGCTTGCGAGACAAAATGGAAACTATCCGCGCTCAAGAATTAGAAAAAGCGCTGTCTCGATTGGGTACTGAATTTGCGGAAAAACATCAAGAAGTTATCGAAGCCCTGACGCGGGGGATTATCAATAAAATTCTGCACGACCCAATGGTACAATTACGGGCGCAGCAGGATATTGAGGCGAGAAGGAAAGCAATGCAGACTCTGCATACGCTGTTTAATCTAAATCCGGAAGCTCAGTCGAAAGAGCAATATAGCTAA
- a CDS encoding acyltransferase family protein yields MFNKTTNSRERLQWIDRTKGLAILAILFFHFFQNYPEQINIVSMLNRNGARLGYAAVDIFFVMAGFNTSYVLASLIQNGEKINWIAWLKKRLFRLYPTYFLAVLSTICISILFNQFHIKNPLNFALSAVGLAGYKFQAINQGFWFFTVILEAYLLTPLIFYVCRNKPNRILGLGILIGLLTKLACLAVGHKSEFYLFLLQNNFIGSYFFQLCLGLYWGFIYASNKSFRRTDINISTIVFIVALILYIWMAIKHINIVYMLGFDIAFTPFFFVMLSLILNKDNHNRWLNYGLSILSIMGIYSYQIYLIHQPLYITLLYYLNKRIQIAQYPKLLVCLIITAVVLIAYIRAFVLIEKVMIRKITGTAAKQS; encoded by the coding sequence ATGTTTAATAAAACTACCAACTCTCGCGAGAGATTGCAGTGGATCGATCGCACTAAAGGTCTAGCAATTTTGGCAATTCTTTTTTTCCATTTTTTTCAAAACTATCCCGAACAAATTAACATTGTTTCTATGTTAAATAGAAATGGAGCGCGTCTGGGATACGCAGCAGTAGATATATTCTTCGTGATGGCTGGTTTCAACACAAGTTACGTGCTTGCATCTCTTATCCAAAATGGCGAGAAAATTAACTGGATAGCTTGGTTAAAAAAAAGGCTATTCAGACTTTATCCTACATATTTTCTAGCCGTTTTATCCACGATTTGTATTTCTATACTATTCAACCAATTTCATATAAAAAATCCTTTAAATTTTGCCCTAAGCGCTGTAGGACTTGCGGGATATAAATTTCAGGCTATCAACCAAGGTTTCTGGTTTTTTACCGTAATTTTAGAAGCTTATCTACTAACCCCTTTAATCTTTTACGTCTGCCGCAACAAGCCAAACAGAATTTTAGGTCTGGGGATTTTAATTGGTTTGCTAACCAAGCTTGCTTGCCTAGCCGTTGGGCATAAGTCTGAGTTTTACTTATTTTTATTACAGAATAATTTTATAGGTAGCTACTTTTTTCAGTTGTGTCTGGGTTTGTATTGGGGATTCATTTACGCCAGTAATAAATCTTTTAGAAGAACTGATATAAATATATCAACAATTGTTTTTATTGTAGCGCTTATCCTTTATATTTGGATGGCAATTAAACATATAAATATTGTATATATGCTAGGATTCGATATCGCATTTACGCCGTTCTTTTTCGTGATGCTAAGCCTTATCCTAAACAAGGATAATCATAATCGCTGGTTAAACTATGGGTTAAGTATTTTGTCGATTATGGGTATATACTCTTACCAAATTTATCTAATTCACCAACCGTTGTATATCACATTACTGTATTATTTAAACAAGCGCATTCAAATTGCTCAATATCCCAAGCTTTTAGTGTGTTTAATTATTACAGCAGTTGTGCTGATAGCTTACATAAGAGCGTTCGTATTGATAGAAAAAGTTATGATAAGAAAAATAACAGGAACTGCTGCTAAGCAGAGTTAA
- the tadA gene encoding tRNA adenosine(34) deaminase TadA, with protein sequence MTIDHPIYLTHCKWMSRALELAQAAGEAGEVPVGAVIVDSNDRLIAEGNNRKERDRDPTAHAEILAIRAAGKALQNWHLNRCTLYVTLEPCPMCAGAIVQARIRLLVYGVDDPKTGTIRTVGNIPDSACSNHRLSVVGGILESACRHQLQSWFAQKRQSRSEILREENGGT encoded by the coding sequence ATGACAATCGATCATCCTATCTATCTAACTCACTGCAAATGGATGAGTAGAGCGTTAGAACTGGCACAAGCTGCGGGTGAAGCCGGAGAAGTACCGGTAGGAGCCGTTATCGTTGACAGTAACGATCGTTTAATCGCAGAAGGCAATAACCGCAAAGAGCGCGATCGAGACCCCACAGCACACGCTGAAATTCTTGCTATCCGAGCTGCTGGAAAAGCTTTGCAAAACTGGCATCTTAACCGATGCACGCTGTATGTTACTCTGGAACCTTGTCCTATGTGCGCGGGTGCGATCGTACAAGCCAGAATTAGGTTGTTGGTTTATGGAGTAGACGATCCGAAAACTGGCACAATTCGTACCGTTGGCAATATTCCCGATAGCGCTTGCTCAAATCACCGCTTATCCGTAGTAGGTGGTATCTTAGAATCTGCCTGCCGTCATCAGCTGCAATCTTGGTTTGCACAAAAAAGGCAATCTAGGAGCGAAATCTTGCGCGAGGAAAACGGCGGTACATAA